A section of the Plutella xylostella chromosome 18, ilPluXylo3.1, whole genome shotgun sequence genome encodes:
- the LOC105386401 gene encoding connectin, with product MERPRIAGVIYIVVSLALVTEMQINVLAKDNPKRRTKEKTGGFQKNICDITDRDSKVHCYCENTRELRNATKAECWVFNGGIPRDDVIWQSFASQPNLQSLSFNVRVDGALGYVPNRALQYSQKLRSVNIKYGNIVDVAPYALANLTNLREAILTQNQIENLQQFAFAHLPNVTMISLEDNMIIEIETNAFFDLPKLQKLVLTKNNISTIRDGTFLHTFNLLELDLNKNNIFNLNRHTFDGLANLRKLDLRRNRICNLTEFTFAELWNLQELLLGKNDLKFVSERAFDGLSQLRKLSLEDNDLARLPTGLFEGVRGLSSLDLRSNKLYAFTFDNIKPIFDNLKPQNSNLLLEENNFVCDCQLKWFHLLHNETKSQNTRDSLGSVTCQMDPPVVSAAYNKLPDDSINTKDYNQEILHAGITIETQNAKNNVTVKKSLEEVKDVITDNNDINQETAKRGVKRNVLKIAPNTLPCPKKEIKTTELPPFMVDPIIPIQNEMKTYRFEDQTNVAISLTPFQFQVTVLWSVWLYLFLT from the exons ATGGAGCGTCCAAGAATCGCCGGCGTCATTTATATAGTCGTCTCACTCGCACTCGTCACCGAGATGCAAATCAACGTTCTGGCTAAAGACAACCCGAAGAGGCGAACGAAGGAGAAAACGGGAGGTTTCCAGAAGAATATCTGCGACATAACCGACCGAGACTCGAAGGTGCATTGCTACTGTGAGAACACGAGGGAGCTCAGGAATGCTACAAAAGCCGAGTGCTGGGTGTTCAACGGGGGCATCCCCCGCGATGACGTCATCTGGCAGAGCTTCGCATCGCAGCCCAATCTGCAGAGTTTATCTTTCAACGTGCGTGTGGACGGCGCGCTCGGATACGTGCCCAACAGAGCGCTGCAGTACTCACAAAAACTGCGCTCAGTCAACATCAAATACGGAAACATTGTCGACGTCGCGCCCTACGCCCTCGCCAATCTCACTAACCTACGCGAGGCCATTCTCACGCAAAACCAAATCGAGAATCTACAACAGTTCGCCTTCGCACATCTACCTAATGTCACAATGATCAGCTTGGAGGACAACAtgattattgaaattgaaacCAACGCGTTCTTCGACCTGCCGAAACTACAGAAGCTCGTGCtcacaaaaaacaacatttcaaCCATAAGAGACGGCACGTTCCTGCACACGTTCAACCTATTGGAGTTGGATTTGaacaaaaataacatattCAATTTGAACCGGCACACGTTTGACGGATTGGCAAACTTGCGGAAATTGGATCTGCGGCGAAACCGCATTTGTAACTTGACGGAGTTTACTTTCGCGGAGCTGTGGAACCTGCAGGAGCTGTTGTTGGGGAAGAATGACTTGAAGTTTGTTTCTGAACGCGCCTTCGACGGCTTGTCTCAGCTGCGCAAGTTGTCTCTAGAGGACAATGACCTCGCTCGGCTCCCCACGGGACTGTTCGAGGGGGTCCGCGGCCTCTCTTCCCTCGACCTGCGCTCCAACAAACTCTACGCTTTCACCTTCGACAATATCAAGCCCATATTCGACAACCTCAAACCTCAGAACAGCAATCTACTCCTCGaag AAAACAACTTCGTGTGCGACTGCCAACTGAAATGGTTCCATTTGCTGCACAACGAGACCAAGAGCCAGAATACCCGGGACTCGCTCGGGAGCGTCACCTGCCAAATGGACCCCCCGGTCGTCAGCGCGGCCTACAACAAACTACCCGACGATAGCATCAACACTAAGGACTACAATCAGGAAATACTGCACGCCGGAATCACCATCGAGACTCAGAACGCTAAAAACAACGTCACAGTAAAGAAATCGCTCGAAGAAGTCAAAGATGTTATTACAGACAACAACGATATCAATCAGGAGACCGCTAAGAGAGGCGTTAAAAGGAATGTTTTGAAGATCGCCCCCAATACTCTGCCGTGCCCCAAAAAGGAGATAAAGACCACAGAACTACCGCCTTTCATGGTCGACCCTATAATTCCCATTCagaatgaaatgaaaacataCAGATTCGAAGATCAGACAAACGTAGCGATTTCACTTACGCCGTTTCAATTCCAAGTGACTGTTTTATGGAGTGTCTGGTTGTATTTGTTTTTGACGTAA